A DNA window from Niabella yanshanensis contains the following coding sequences:
- a CDS encoding ROK family protein, whose product MAAITLSIDIGGSKIKACTLSKSGKILQEYTKVPTPQSANPKNVLATIKELVQTFKYDRVSAGFPGYVRDGIVHTAPNLGTGYWAGINLAEELMVTLGKPARVVNDADLLGLGCVSGKGFEMMTTLGTGFGTAFYLEGKVLPHLEVAHHPIHKGQDYDAFIGEAAYNEIGKKKWNKRMQYVLSVTKTVFNYDRLYIGGGLSRKLDFKLDDNIILVNNIDGIDGGVKLWEQ is encoded by the coding sequence ATGGCAGCAATTACACTTTCAATTGATATCGGCGGATCGAAAATAAAAGCATGCACACTTAGTAAGAGCGGAAAAATATTACAGGAGTATACGAAAGTCCCCACCCCTCAATCCGCTAATCCTAAAAATGTACTGGCCACAATAAAAGAACTGGTACAGACCTTTAAATATGATCGCGTATCGGCAGGTTTCCCGGGATATGTAAGAGATGGTATTGTTCATACGGCCCCCAATCTCGGCACAGGCTATTGGGCCGGGATCAACCTTGCCGAAGAGCTAATGGTTACCTTGGGAAAGCCTGCAAGGGTTGTAAACGACGCTGACCTGCTGGGCCTTGGCTGCGTAAGCGGCAAAGGGTTTGAAATGATGACCACATTGGGAACCGGCTTTGGTACGGCCTTCTACCTGGAGGGGAAAGTGTTACCTCATCTGGAAGTAGCCCACCACCCTATTCATAAAGGACAGGATTATGATGCGTTTATCGGGGAAGCGGCTTATAACGAGATCGGCAAGAAAAAATGGAATAAAAGAATGCAGTATGTGCTCTCCGTAACCAAAACTGTTTTCAATTACGACCGATTGTACATCGGAGGTGGATTGTCCAGGAAACTTGATTTTAAACTGGACGATAATATCATCCTGGTTAACAATATAGATGGTATTGACGGCGGTGTAAAACTGTGGGAGCAATAG